DNA from Cryptosporangium phraense:
GCGAGACCGCCCGCAAACAGATCGACGCCTGACCGGGCCGGCAGCCATGAGCGCTGTCCTCGAGGATGCGTTCGTCGCGCTGGTGACGGCGGATCCGGAGTTGGTCCGGGCGGAGTTCGAGGAACTGATCGCGGCCGGGTGGGGGTCAACCGATCCCCCGGACGCCAGGCCCCCGGATCAGCCCGGAGACGCGAGCCGACCGCCGCCGGGGCCGGTTCTGTGGTGTGATGCGGGCCCGCCCGCACGGCCTCCGGGCCATGACCCGGAGAACGCCCCCGACCGCGAACGCTCCCCGCCCGAGCCCCGGGCCTGAGGCCCCGGGCCCGAGCACGACCGACCGACCGACGACGACGAATCGGGGCTACGCGACGCTCGCGTAGCCCCGATTCGTTGCCGGGGCTTACTCCGGAATGCGGGCCGAGACCTCGTCCAGCGTGGCCCGCTCCTCGGCGTCGAGGTCGAGGGTCGCGGACGCGATCAGAGCAGGCAGCTGCTCCGGCGTCCGGGCGCTGGCGATCGGCGCGGCCACGTCCGGACGTCCCCGCAACCAGGCCAGCGCCACCGTCGCGATCTCGACCCCACGCGCGGACGCGATCTTGTCGAGCTCGTCGACGACCGCGAGTCCCTCGTCGGAGAAGTACCGGGTCGCGAGCCGGCCGCGGATCGCACCCGCCTCCAGGTCGTCCTTCGTCCGGTACTTGCCGGTCAGGAACCCGCTGGCCAGCGCGAAGTACGGCACGACGGCGAGGCCCTCGGCGGCCGCGACCGGCGCCAGGTCCCGCTCGTAGGCGGCCCGGGCCACCAGGTTGTAGTTCGGCTGCAGCGCCACCGGCGCGTCGAAACCCTCGCGCCGGGCGATGCCGACCCACTCCCGGATCCGGTCGGCGCTGTAGTTCGAGATACCGACGGTCCGGACCTTGCCCGCCTTCACCAGCGCGTCGAAGGCCGCGACGGTGTCGGCCAGCGGCGTCTCCGGATCGTCGAAATGGGCGTAGTAGACGTCGATGTAGTCGGTCTTCAGGCGGGTCAGGGAGGCGTCGGCCGCGGCCGCGACGGTCGCCGGGGCGAGGCCCTTGAACTCCGGGTGGGCCGAGACCTTCGTGCCGAGCACGATCTCGGCGCGGTTCCCGCGGTCGGCCAGCCAGGACCCGAGCACGGTCTCGGACTCCCCGCCGGAGTTGCCGGGGATCCAGGCGGTGTAGCTGTCGGCGGTGTCGATGAAGTTCCCACCGGCCGCGACGTAGGCGTCGAGCACGTCGCGGGAGGTCGCCTCGTCGCTGGTCCAGCCGAAGGTGTTGCCGCCCAGGGCGAGCGGGAACACGTCGATGCCGCTGTTGCCGAGTTTTCCCATTCCCCTACTAGATCGGAGATGGTTGCTCGCGGCAATTCTTCAGCGCGGCGGCGAAGTCGGCGATCAGGTCGTCCGGCGCGGGGTAGCCGGGGAAGTACGCGCAGATCCGGTCGCAGTCGCCGAAGCGGCGGACGATCTCGGCCGCGACCTCGTCGGGCGTGCCGCAGACCGCGAGCGTGTCCACCATCTCGTCGGTGATCAGCGCGGGCATCGTCGCCCACTCGCCCCGCTTCGAGCGCGCGTTGAGCTCCGGCTGCAGGTCGCCCCAACCCTCGACGTCGAGCACCGGGCGGTAGGACGGGGTGGATCCGTAGAACGCGAGCAGCGACCGCACGTTACGGGCCGCGGCCAGCTCCTCCGGCGTACGCCCGACGCCGACGATGACCTCCGCGGTCACCTCGAACGCGGTCCGGTCGCGCTCGCCGAGGCCGGAGCGGATCGCCGGCCAGGTCCGCTCGCGCATGTGCCGGGCCGAGTTGAACGGCATCACGAGGATCCCGTCGGCCGCCTCCGCGGCCATCCGCGTCATCCGCGGCCCGAGGGCTCCCACCAGTACTTTGGGGACGCCGTGGGGGTTCGGGCCGGGGTCGAACGTCGGCGTGGTGAGCGTGTGGGTCGTGTACTCGCCGCGGAAGTTCAGCGGGGTGCCGTGCTGCCAGTGGTCGAGGATCGCCTTGGTCGCGAGGACCCACTCGCGCAGGTGCTCGACCGGATTGCCCCAGCGGGCGCCGTACCGCTTCTCGACGTGCGCGCGTACCTGCGAGCCCAGCCCCAGCCGGAACCGGCCGCCGGAGAGCAGGTGCAGGTCGTAGGCCGCGTGGGCGAGGTGCATCGGACTGCGCGGGAACGCGATCGCGACGTTGGTCATCAGGTCGAGCGTGCAGACCGGGGCGGCTGCTACCAGGGGGAAGAACGCGTCGTGGGAGTTCTCGAACGTGAAGACGCCGTCGACGCCGGCCGCTTCGAGCGCCCGGGCCCGCTCGGCCGCCTGCATGACCGAGTCCGAGAGCATGACGTCGAGCTTCACGCATACTTTATAAACCGACGGGTGGGGGTGCTGGCTGGGTTCGGCGACAGAGGCCCGAACACCCGTCCGGGCGGCGCGGTTCGGCGCGGGTTCGGCGCGCGGCTTCTGCCCACTCGACGGGCCGCCCATGGTCGATGCGGCGGGCGGCCGACCCGAGCCGGACGGTGGTCGATCCACTGCGGACAGCCGGAGCGGACCTCCGCTCAGCGCGGTTCCATCATTTCGGGAGCGCGCCGGAGATCGCGGCGGACCCACGTCGACGGAGGAACCTGACTGCGCGGCCGGGTTGATTCCACCGGGCCTTCTCGACCACGGCCACCAGGCCCTCGCGACCGCGGCCGCCGGGCCCTCGCGACCGCGGCCGCCGGGCCCTCGCGACCGCGGCCGCCGGGCCCTCGCCGCTCGCCGCCGGCGGGCCTTCGCCGGTCGCGCTCGACGGCCGATCGCCTCGGGAAGTGGCCGGTGTTGTGCGCGGCCCGCGCTGGGCGATCAGCGCTTGCGTTGCGGGGCGCGGACCTCCGCCGGATCCCGGGCCCCCCTCCACCGCCGGGACGGCCGCTCCGGCCGGGCTTCAGGCGCTGGAGTCGTTGGCCGCCGGTCGAGGTGCTGCGCACCCCCGGGTGAACCGACACGGCGATGTCCGGCGCGGCCCGACCGAACGCCCGCACCCGCGGTGGCGCCGGCTCACTTGGCCAGGGCGGCCTGGAACACGATCACGTCGGAGAAGTTCGTTCCGTCGACCTGGTACGCGTAGCAGCCGGGGCCGCTCACCATCGTCGTGGCCGGGAAGTCGTTGTCCTTTTCGGTCAGTACGAAGCGGTATCCACCGGCCACGTGCTCGGCCATGTCGAAGAGCTTGGCGAACGCGGTGCCCGCGCCGTCGATCCGGGCCGCCCGCACCAGCAGCGGCCCGGTGTAGCCGACGCCCAGCCAGCGCACCTTCTTGCTGTAGGTGCCGTCCGGGTTCTTGTCTTCGGGAGTCAGGGTGAGCGTCGCGCCGGCGCCGTCGAAGTAGTACGCGATCGGGGCCACCGGCCCGCGGCCGAGGACCTTCTGGCCGTCGTCGTAGGCGATCGAGCTCTTCACCGCGCGTTCGCCGGTCATCGGGCAGGGCGCACCCTGGGCCACCGTCGGCAGATGCAAAGCCGGAACCTGCGCCGACGCCGACGCCGACGCCGAGGGCGACGGGGCCGGCGGCGCGGGTTTCGGGTCGCTCGAGCAGGCGGCGACGACGAAAAGCAACCCGCTGAGCAGCACGACCCCGACCCGACTCCTCATTTCTCCATTATCGACCCTGTGTCCAGGGTCACACAACGCCAGCCGGCTTCCTGTTCGTACATGTGATCGAAGAAATGTCGTACAGTCGTGGTATGGCGACCGAGTTGAGCCCGCGGCAGCGGCAGATCCTCACCGTGGTCCGGCGATCGACCCGGCAGCGCGGCTATCCGCCGTCGATCCGGGAGATCTGCGCCGAGGTCGGCCTGACCTCGACGTCGTCCGTCGCCCGGCAGCTCGCGATCCTGGAGGATCGCGGCCTCCTCTCCCGCGGCAACCGCGCAGCGCGCGCCCTCGACGCCCGCCAGCCCAACGACCGGCACGACGCCCGACCCACCGACCGGCACGAGGACCGGCCCACCGACCGGTCCGCCCATCGGTCCACCGACCGGCCTGCCGGCCGGCCCGCCCAGCACCCGACCAGCTCCGCCCACGCCGGCCCCGACAACGAAACCGCCCGCGACACCGGCAATGACGCCAGCACCACGGTCCCCCTCCTGGGCGCCATCGCCGCGGGCGCCCCCATCCCCGCCTCCGAGGACTTCGAAGAGAACTTCACGTTGCCGACGAGCCTGGTCGGGCACGGCGAACTGTTCGCCCTCCGAATCCGCGGCGACTCGATGATCGACGCGGCGATCTGCGACGGGGACATCGTCGTCGTACGGCGCCAGGCGACGGCCGAGAGCGGCGAGATCGTCGCCGCGATGCTCGACGGCGAGGCGACCGTGAAGGTGCTCGACCTCACCCCCGAGCACGTCCGGTTACTCCCACGCAACGAGCACTACGAACCGATTCCGGCCGACGACGCCGAGATCCTCGGCCGCGTCGTGAGCGTCCTCCGGCGGCTCTCTTGACTATGTAGGTCGTCATACATAGTGTCGCGGCATGCCGATGATCGACGTGTACGCAACCGCGGGGACGTTCACCGACCCGCACGGACTGGCCCGGTCGCTGGCCGACGCGGTGATGGCGGTGGAGCAGGTGCCCGACATCGCGATGTTCCGGAAGAACACCGCGGCGTTCGTCCACGAGCTCCCGTCCGGCGCGATCTCGAACGTCGACGGCGACCGCGACTACGTCCGCGTCCAAGTACTGACGAACGCGGGCGCGCTCGACCGCGGGAAGCAGATCGA
Protein-coding regions in this window:
- a CDS encoding aldo/keto reductase; the protein is MGKLGNSGIDVFPLALGGNTFGWTSDEATSRDVLDAYVAAGGNFIDTADSYTAWIPGNSGGESETVLGSWLADRGNRAEIVLGTKVSAHPEFKGLAPATVAAAADASLTRLKTDYIDVYYAHFDDPETPLADTVAAFDALVKAGKVRTVGISNYSADRIREWVGIARREGFDAPVALQPNYNLVARAAYERDLAPVAAAEGLAVVPYFALASGFLTGKYRTKDDLEAGAIRGRLATRYFSDEGLAVVDELDKIASARGVEIATVALAWLRGRPDVAAPIASARTPEQLPALIASATLDLDAEERATLDEVSARIPE
- a CDS encoding TIGR03617 family F420-dependent LLM class oxidoreductase, with translation MKLDVMLSDSVMQAAERARALEAAGVDGVFTFENSHDAFFPLVAAAPVCTLDLMTNVAIAFPRSPMHLAHAAYDLHLLSGGRFRLGLGSQVRAHVEKRYGARWGNPVEHLREWVLATKAILDHWQHGTPLNFRGEYTTHTLTTPTFDPGPNPHGVPKVLVGALGPRMTRMAAEAADGILVMPFNSARHMRERTWPAIRSGLGERDRTAFEVTAEVIVGVGRTPEELAAARNVRSLLAFYGSTPSYRPVLDVEGWGDLQPELNARSKRGEWATMPALITDEMVDTLAVCGTPDEVAAEIVRRFGDCDRICAYFPGYPAPDDLIADFAAALKNCREQPSPI
- the lexA gene encoding transcriptional repressor LexA, producing the protein MATELSPRQRQILTVVRRSTRQRGYPPSIREICAEVGLTSTSSVARQLAILEDRGLLSRGNRAARALDARQPNDRHDARPTDRHEDRPTDRSAHRSTDRPAGRPAQHPTSSAHAGPDNETARDTGNDASTTVPLLGAIAAGAPIPASEDFEENFTLPTSLVGHGELFALRIRGDSMIDAAICDGDIVVVRRQATAESGEIVAAMLDGEATVKVLDLTPEHVRLLPRNEHYEPIPADDAEILGRVVSVLRRLS
- a CDS encoding tautomerase family protein, whose protein sequence is MPMIDVYATAGTFTDPHGLARSLADAVMAVEQVPDIAMFRKNTAAFVHELPSGAISNVDGDRDYVRVQVLTNAGALDRGKQIEVVRQLTDLIAEAGVPAERVWVLLTEAPEGGWGLEGHAHTNAELVAAARAELSAHRADAGR